In one Butyrivibrio proteoclasticus B316 genomic region, the following are encoded:
- a CDS encoding MBOAT family O-acyltransferase has product MINFSDLTFIFRFLPVFIVAFYLTPYEFRTLTLLLGSLVFYGVGDIKMFPVLLGAVIINYLFSRALKGGGSKVLLGFAIVLDALMLVEFKLLGQFVDSSFMPIGVSFFTFKMISFQIDNYRGKVDEKAGFLDIAAYFVMFPQIVSGPIMRFEDYVKNPFMKLWNRENVETDSESASETETDQEKEIEVLETVKNDSDSDSEIINLDTDEGMEKLEDTGKNESAAEGERPSKLAAIEDGIRFFVIGLAFKVLLADHLSMLWRDIGTIGYESISTALAWLGAYTYSMELYFDFWGYSLMAAGIGVMLGFPFIVNFDQPYGSKNVSEFYRRWHATLGSWFRDYIYFPMGGSRKGNLRTILNLLTVWLITGFWHGVTLNFILWGMIIFVIILCERFILSKLPKFLGDFIGRINVLVLIPLTWVVFALPDNGMLSTYFMRLFPFFGVGVSINQGDFIKNVGIYGIVLGTGLILMIPAVYGFFVKHRKNPVFTVGLLLLFWACVYSLSNAAGNPFMYFKF; this is encoded by the coding sequence ATGATTAATTTTTCGGATTTAACTTTTATTTTCAGGTTTTTGCCTGTATTTATAGTGGCTTTTTACCTGACCCCATATGAATTCAGAACGCTGACCCTTTTGCTGGGAAGCCTTGTGTTCTATGGAGTTGGCGATATCAAGATGTTCCCGGTTCTTCTGGGAGCTGTAATAATCAACTATTTATTTAGCAGAGCGCTAAAGGGCGGAGGAAGCAAGGTCCTTTTGGGCTTTGCTATTGTTCTTGATGCCCTTATGCTTGTTGAATTCAAGCTTCTTGGGCAGTTTGTAGACAGTTCATTTATGCCGATCGGCGTGAGCTTTTTTACCTTCAAGATGATATCATTTCAGATTGATAATTACAGAGGCAAGGTTGATGAAAAAGCGGGATTTTTGGATATTGCCGCTTATTTTGTCATGTTCCCTCAGATTGTTTCAGGACCTATCATGAGATTTGAGGACTATGTCAAGAATCCTTTTATGAAGTTGTGGAACAGAGAAAATGTCGAGACAGATTCAGAAAGTGCTTCCGAGACAGAAACTGATCAGGAAAAAGAGATAGAGGTACTAGAAACTGTAAAGAATGATTCTGATAGTGATTCGGAGATAATAAATCTTGATACAGATGAAGGCATGGAAAAGCTTGAAGATACCGGCAAGAATGAAAGTGCAGCAGAGGGTGAGAGACCAAGTAAGCTTGCTGCAATTGAAGATGGCATTAGATTTTTTGTTATCGGTCTTGCCTTTAAGGTTCTTCTTGCAGACCATCTGTCCATGCTGTGGAGAGATATAGGTACTATAGGTTATGAGAGTATTTCTACTGCATTGGCCTGGCTTGGTGCATATACATATTCAATGGAGCTTTACTTTGACTTCTGGGGATATTCTCTCATGGCAGCAGGAATTGGTGTGATGCTGGGATTTCCTTTTATTGTGAACTTTGATCAGCCCTATGGCTCTAAAAATGTATCTGAGTTTTACAGAAGATGGCATGCAACTCTTGGCTCGTGGTTCAGAGATTATATATATTTCCCTATGGGAGGCAGCAGAAAGGGGAATCTTAGAACAATCCTCAATCTTTTAACTGTCTGGCTTATCACAGGATTTTGGCATGGAGTTACCCTCAATTTTATTTTGTGGGGAATGATCATTTTCGTTATAATTTTATGTGAGCGTTTTATTCTGTCTAAGCTTCCGAAGTTTTTAGGAGACTTTATAGGCAGGATTAATGTGCTGGTTTTAATCCCTCTTACATGGGTGGTATTTGCACTTCCGGATAATGGTATGTTATCCACTTACTTTATGAGATTGTTCCCATTCTTTGGTGTTGGCGTCTCTATTAATCAGGGAGACTTCATCAAGAATGTTGGAATATATGGCATTGTGCTGGGAACAGGACTTATCCTTATGATCCCGGCTGTTTACGGATTTTTTGTTAAGCATAGGAAAAATCCTGTGTTTACTGTTGGTTTACTTTTGCTGTTCTGGGCATGTGTGTACAGCCTTTCAAATGCGGCAGGTAATCCGTTTATGTACTTTAAGTTCTGA
- a CDS encoding tetratricopeptide repeat protein translates to MKCNRCGAELDKSDVCPGCGANVRIYKKTVSLSNRFYNEGLEKATVRDLTGAVSALRQSLKLDKNNIDARNLLGLVYYETGEVVAALSEWVISKNLEPEENLADKYMDYVRNSPSQLDTINQTIKKFNIALNYCRQDGLDLAVIQLKKVLSLNPGFIKAHLLLALLYLKGGNYDRAKIECQKVLKLDTGNVMAKRYLREADSMLLPGESGKLVSDIASSDSEDVIRYNSGNEMIIQPVKKSPITRTGSIWGIVLGAVLGLAAACFLILPQRIQSINNSNQNKISQISEESDAKSAKINEYEQQVKTLENQITDLQSKVTDYEGVDSTSAAMNSLMSATNIYMTDSSDIDSMAQALSNLDLNAISDDVSPEFKALYDTLMSLVGSELATSYYNAANDAYKAEDYETAIANYSKAYQFDNTNVNTLYYLGNSYYESGDFENAKTTYDAVITNFPDTQSAAAAQTKLAEINNSGN, encoded by the coding sequence GATAAAAGCGATGTTTGCCCAGGATGCGGGGCGAATGTCAGAATATATAAGAAAACAGTCAGCCTTTCCAACAGGTTTTACAATGAAGGATTGGAGAAGGCTACAGTAAGAGATCTGACAGGAGCTGTAAGTGCTCTTAGACAGTCACTCAAGCTGGATAAGAATAATATAGATGCAAGAAATCTTCTGGGGCTTGTTTATTACGAGACCGGAGAGGTTGTTGCGGCTCTATCTGAATGGGTTATCAGCAAGAACCTTGAGCCGGAGGAAAACCTTGCAGACAAATATATGGACTATGTCAGAAATAGCCCTTCTCAGCTTGATACAATCAATCAGACTATCAAGAAATTTAATATAGCGCTTAATTACTGCCGTCAGGATGGACTTGATCTGGCTGTGATTCAGCTCAAGAAGGTGCTTTCATTAAATCCCGGATTTATTAAAGCGCACCTTTTGCTTGCCCTTTTATACTTGAAGGGTGGAAACTATGACAGGGCCAAGATAGAGTGCCAGAAGGTATTAAAGCTGGATACCGGCAATGTTATGGCCAAGCGCTATTTAAGAGAAGCGGACAGTATGCTTCTTCCTGGCGAAAGTGGCAAGCTTGTATCAGATATAGCTTCGTCAGATAGTGAAGATGTGATCAGATATAACAGCGGTAATGAGATGATCATTCAGCCGGTTAAAAAGTCACCTATTACAAGAACAGGTTCGATTTGGGGAATAGTTCTTGGAGCTGTTCTGGGACTGGCTGCCGCATGTTTCCTTATTTTGCCTCAGCGTATTCAGAGTATTAACAACAGCAATCAGAATAAGATTTCACAGATAAGTGAGGAGTCTGATGCCAAGTCAGCCAAGATCAATGAATACGAGCAGCAGGTTAAGACTCTTGAGAATCAGATTACTGACCTTCAGAGCAAGGTTACTGATTATGAAGGCGTAGACAGTACTTCTGCGGCCATGAACTCACTTATGAGTGCAACCAATATCTATATGACCGATTCATCTGATATTGATTCGATGGCACAGGCACTTTCAAACCTTGACCTTAACGCTATAAGTGACGATGTTTCACCTGAATTTAAGGCTCTTTACGATACTCTTATGTCACTTGTTGGAAGTGAGCTTGCAACATCATATTACAACGCGGCTAATGATGCGTATAAGGCTGAGGATTATGAGACAGCAATAGCTAATTATTCCAAGGCTTATCAGTTTGACAACACTAATGTCAATACACTTTATTATTTGGGCAATTCCTACTATGAGAGCGGAGATTTTGAGAACGCCAAGACTACTTATGATGCGGTTATCACCAATTTCCCTGATACTCAGAGTGCGGCAGCAGCTCAGACCAAGCTTGCAGAGATTAACAATTCAGGAAACTGA